The Methylosinus sp. PW1 genome includes a region encoding these proteins:
- a CDS encoding SCO family protein: MIVARTVLLRLLLGVLPFVSTAAGADRAAQWLSPGPALPAVTLLDHEGRHIRLDEVGRERIVIVNFFFPRCATICPMQTAVLRDVRVALAGRAPDEARRPLILSIAIDPEGSSPADLRRYAGEFDLSLGAREGWLMLSGSLETVKTLQAAFDESGASPLDHSGNLWIGAPARRRWTRILNSSPAASAPEAIAALALEAAQ; encoded by the coding sequence ATGATCGTTGCGCGGACCGTCCTACTGCGATTGCTTCTCGGCGTTCTGCCGTTCGTCTCGACCGCCGCTGGAGCGGACAGAGCGGCGCAATGGCTTTCGCCCGGCCCGGCGCTGCCGGCGGTGACGCTGCTCGATCACGAGGGGCGCCACATCCGATTGGACGAAGTGGGACGTGAGCGGATCGTCATCGTCAATTTCTTTTTTCCGCGCTGCGCCACGATCTGCCCGATGCAGACGGCCGTCTTGCGCGATGTGCGCGTGGCGCTGGCCGGGCGCGCGCCCGACGAGGCGCGGCGGCCGCTCATCCTGTCCATCGCGATCGACCCCGAAGGCTCGTCGCCCGCCGATCTGCGCCGCTATGCCGGCGAGTTCGATCTGTCGCTCGGCGCACGCGAGGGATGGCTGATGCTGTCCGGCTCGCTCGAGACGGTGAAGACGCTACAGGCGGCTTTCGACGAAAGCGGCGCCAGTCCGCTGGATCACTCCGGAAACCTCTGGATCGGCGCGCCGGCGCGCCGACGCTGGACCCGCATTCTCAATTCCTCGCCGGCTGCCTCCGCGCCGGAAGCGATCGCGGCTCTGGCGTTGGAGGCGGCGCAATGA